CAGATTATTTGAATGAGCGGCGTTTGTAGGAATCGGTTAAACTCTTAACCACGACCAATCAGACGGTCGCTCAGATCGGCGAAACGATTGGACTTGAAAACTGTTCATATTTCTGCAAGATTTTTAAGAAGAAATTTGGCCTTTCGCCCCATCAATACCGCAAGAAATGGTTATATTTAGTTGAATCCACCGAGTCGAATCAATGACGATGCTATAACATTTAATTTAACTGTTATAATTTAACGAAACGCCACCAATTGTATGCGCTTACAAATAGCGCATGACCTTATCTCCTCTTTTCGCCAGTTTTTAAGCCAAAGATTTGCTGCTCCAATCGTATCACAGGTCACCTGGACAAAAGTGACAGGGCATTGCGCCAGAATATAACTATATTGCGGTTAAGAAGTTCCCATTATACTTCCAATTTCAGAACACTCTGGCCTGGTCGTCACATTGACTCTAATTGGTTACGGAATTTATCGTACCCTTCAGTCATGTCGGCCAAGCTCGTGATCATCGCTTTCATGGGACCGCGAGTGTCATACTGTACCAATACGATCGATTCGCACGCACGGTCTCGTCCAAAACCTGCACCTTGAATTCGGCTGGTGAATGAAGGTTACATTCTTCTAGAGCGGAAGCCCTTTCAGAAGGCATTTCGTTTCCTGCATACCCACGAGGGCGTGACAAGGCTCATTAATAAGTTGCAGGCTGTAGAAGAACTGGTCAGGGTAAAACCAGCTGATTCATGCTATAAAGATCAGATATTCCTTTGTACACGAACATATTTGGCCAGTTGTTTTCCGTTACTGCGCTTTATAGAAGGAATTCCCCCTGAGGGAAAATTGGCCCGTTTAGCGTAAGTGCTGACCGACTCGATTGGGGAAGAAGACCGAGAGCTGGAGCAGCATTTAACCCCTGTTTTGAACAAAACGGCCTGTCCATTTGCGGACGACGTCCATCGTGGAGAGATAGAGCATTTTAAGGAGATAATTGGCTGCCTGCGAAGGGGCTGACCCCAGTTGCAACTAGTAGAAAGACCCTGAAGCTAAGGAGATGACCGATCCTCGGTTCACGAAAGCGCTATCAACAATATTCTAGAGCCAACATTATTCTATTCTCGCCTGATTTGGTTCGGAAAGCGATGGATGTCGCCAATCCCCGAGATGAGGCCGGCAACAGCAACATCATCTGTTTAGATCATTTCAACCCAAGTCGCGCCGAGACAGTTTGCCTAAAAACTAAAAAAAGCATCCGCTCTTCTTCCATTGTTGCAGATCCATGCACAACAGCAGGAAAAGACAGATGCAGTTTCATACATGGTCGGAGTGCAAGTCCCGCCCTGTTTTCAAGATTGTTAGTTGCTTGTTTTAATTTCCGCGGTAAATGAACTCCGCCTCATAAGCACCGAGTGTTAGCGTGTCTTCAAACCTGTAATTCGATAACACACTATTCGCCGGACTGTCCAGTTTGATAGTCCGCTCCTTGTTGGTCGTATTGACATATAACGCGGTGCCGTCTTCGAGATGGCGGGCGAATACGCCCGTTGGAGTCACAGGCCCAAGGTTAATGCCTAACGAAGGATATAGGGAAGTTAAAACCGCTCGCAGAAAAGCGGCATCGGCCGGAATTGCGATGTAGATCGCTTCGCCGCTGCCGTAACGATTTTGAGTAACGGCCGGCGATTCTTCAAATGTATTGGAAAAATAAGCAGTTACAGTCGCAGTAATGGGCTCAATGATTTCGTAATAAGTAATTTCCGGTTTAAATACGTTTCCGTCAAATACTAGAGAGGGTTTCTCCCGTTCGATGTTCATTTCTGTTTTCTCTACACCGCCGGCATTTTCGGCAGGCGTATGACTCCATGTCCGGTTGAATGCTCCGACGCGAATACCGAACACATCGCTCAATTCTCCGGGCATCGGCGAATCGAAAACCCGGTTATTGGCATCGACCTTAGCCGAATACGCGGTCATCACAACAGTCCCGCCGTTCTCAACAAACGTGCGGACCACAGCCGCGGAATCTTCGTCCATGATGGCGTGCCCCGGAATAACGAGCAGCTTGTAATTGCTGTGAATGCCGCGTAAATTGACAACGTTGCAATCCAGATTATCGCGCATAATCGCTTCGTAGGCCTGCAGCACCTGCTCCATGTATCCGGTTTTGTAAAAGCCCGAATTGCCGTTCATGACTTTCAGGCTTTCGAATGAATAAGCAAGAGCTATATGGGGGTTGGGTTTTCGCGGCAGCGCGTAATTTTGAAGCAGCTTGAATTCTTCGGCAATTTGTTTGAATTCGGTATACTTCCATCCTGGAGTTCCGTCATGATCGACCAAGCCAAACAAATACTGTTCTTCTCCGCCCAGCATCGAACGCCACGTCCATGCACAAACTGCCTGACTTCCGTATAACAACGACAAGTAGGCGTACATGCGCATGGCTTTGCGTGGCGAACCATAACCTCCAAAATCGCCGGTCTGGAATTCGAGGCACCAGATGGGCTTGTCCAGTTCTCCAATTCGATGATCCATAATGAAACAGGCTCCAATCAATGCTTTTTGATCCTCGGGATTTGTACCGGGATAAAAGCCGATACCGGGAATATCAACAATTTCTCGATACCGTTTCAAGTAGTCGAAACCGAAGTGAGGGTTCTCGGACCAGTGATTGGTACTCTCCCTCACATTCGGAGCCAAACGTTTTACAATTTGGCTTAATCCGAGCATATAATCGAGCGTTTCATCCGAATGGAATCTCCATAAATCAAGCATTCGTTCCGGGGCGCCCTGCACATTCCCGGATACCGGTAGAACGACGTCATGGAAGCTGTTTAATTTACGTGACCACCGTTGAGTCGACCACGCCTGGTTTAAATGTTCCACGGTCCCATATTTATTTTTTAACCAGGATACGAAGCGTTCCTTAACGGAATTTGAATAGGAGGGCATGCCGGACCCCAACTCGTTGCACAGGCCGAAAGCCAACAACGTCGGATGATTCCGGTAACGGCAAATCAGCTTTTCGGCAAATCGATAAGCATATTCTCTAAAAACGGGATGACCGGTATCCTCCATGTAGCGGCTATGTGCTTGCAGTCTAATACCATTCCGGTCGGTAATATCGATTTCAGGATATTTTTTATGCAGCCATGTGGGGGCCGGGCGTGTAGCAATATCAAGCACCACCTTGATATCGGCTTCATCGAACAATTGCATAACCTCATCGAACCATTCAAAGGTAAAGTATCCCTCGGATGGCTCAAAGCTGTCCCAGCACAGATGACCAAGACGGACCAGATTAAAAGAAGCCTCCTTCATAAGAGAAATATCCTGCCGCCATCTTTCACTGGGCCAATCATGCGGATGGTAATTCGCTCCTGCAAATAACATGAGGTGAACCTCCGTATACATATTCATGTTGGATAATTTTCTAAAAGTCAAAGACTGAGCGTTCGTCAAGACGCCGATATTCGAGAACAATTCGAAAATCATTCTTTTACGGAGCCTACAAACACACCTTTCACAAAATGCTTTTGTACAAACGGATAAATGACAAGGATTGGGATCGTCGTGATCACAATCAAAGAATACTTAAGCAGGGTTTCCATATTCTGCATCAATACAAGCTTATTCGGATCGATTGAAGACATGTTCGTAAAGCTGATCTGATTCTCTACCAGAATCTCACGAAGCACGAGCTGCAATGGATACATGGTACGTGAATTTAAGTAAATTAAGGCATTGAAGTAAGCATTCCATTGACCGACTGCCGACCAGAGAACCAGGACAGCAAGAATGGGCGTGGAGAGAGGGAGCACAATACGCGTCAGAAATCGAAAATCGCCGCAGCCATCAAGTTGTGCCGCTTCGTAGAGTTCTTTAGGCATTGAGGTTTGGAAAAATGTCTTCGCAACGATTACGGAAAATACGTTAAGGGCGGTTGGAACGATGATCGCTGAGCGGGTATTCAGCATTCCCAGATCTTTTACAACGAGATAGAAGGGAATTAGACCGCCGTTAAACAACATCGCAATCAGGATCGCCCATATCCACACACTTCGCCCAAACATTTCTTTTCTCGACAGGGGATATGCCATCATAATCGTCAGGCTTACGCTTAGAACAGTTCCACTGACTGTGTAGATGAAGGAATTCAGGAAGCCCGTCCAAACCTCGTTGTACTTAAAAACGCCGATATAGCCATCCAAAGTGGGATCAACCGGCCATAACCATACTTTTCCTCCTTGTACAGCAGCAGCAGAACTCAAAGAAGAACTTAAGATATATAGGAGCGGATAGAACACCAAAACGAGAATGATACTTAAAAAGATATATACGCACAATAAAAATATGCGGTCTTGTCCAGACTCCCGAATCGTTGCGGCCTTATACAACGAGGCTCCTCCCCTTTCTCAAAACAGGCTGTTGTCCGAAACTTTGCGAGCCGCAAAATTAACGATGGAAATTAAAATCAAACCAACTAAGGAGTTAAACAGTCCTATCGCAGCGGCAAAGCTGAAATCGGCGTTAATAAGCCCGGTCTTATAGACATAGGTTGAGATGATTTCCGATGTACTCAAATTCAAATTATTTTGCAAAAGAAATACTTTCTCAAAACCTACGCTTAACAGTCCTCCGACACTTAAAATCAACAAAATGATCATCGTTGGACTAATGCCAGGAAGGTCTATATACCGAATCTTCTGCAGCCGGGATGCACCGTCAATTCGTGCGGCTTCATATAATTCCGGATTAACTCCCGCGAGCGCAGCGAGATAGATGACGGCTCCATATCCGGTTTCCTGCCATATCCCGGACCACACATAAATGGAAGAAAATCCATTCGCGCTTGCCAATATATTGGGAGGATTGGATCTGCCAAGCTCATGAAAAAGTAACGCTAGCGGTCCGCTTGTGGGAGAAAGGATAATCTGCATCATGCCTACAAGGATTACTGTTGAAATGAAATAAGGAGCATAAGTAAACATTTGAACGACTTTTTTAAAACGCTCATTTCGCACCTCGTTCAATGCCACGGCGAGAATGACGGCACAGGGAATGGAAACGACGATATAGTAAACACTCAATGTCAACGTGTTTTTAACAAGCGGCCAAAAATAGGGGGACGAAAAAAACGAATGAAATTCCTGTAAGCCAATCCACGAACTATTCCAAATTCCCCGTACTGGACTATAGTTGCGAAAGGCGATTTGAACCCCCAGCATCGGCCAATAACTGAAAACGATCAAAAAGGCTGTCGGCAGTGCGATGATCGCATATAACGGCCAATGCCGAACGAAGCTCCTTCTCATCGCATTCCGTTTCGTCTCGGAAATCGATATGGACATGGAATCCGGTTGATTTTCTTCTTGAGAAACCAATCTCATTCCCCTCATTCCTTCACTCAAGTGTTCTTAAAACGGCAGCAGTTTTTTTTCGGAAATAGTCTGCAAAAACCTGCATCATCCTCCCAAAGCCCCTTAAGAGGATGATGTGAGTTTTCATGCAATTCAATTTGATCGACTGGCCAACTCTGTTCGTATTACTTCAGGGACTCAAGAAACTTAATATCCGCTTCATCTTTCTGGAAACTGCCCGTATCAAACGGCTTCACCATGGCAGACTGGGTGATGCTGAGGTATTGATCAAGTCCCAGCTTCTTAACGCCGGAGACGTAGTCATCCCAATCTTTGGAAAGCGACTTGTTCCCTACAATAAAACCGGCGGTCCATTGTTTTACAAAGTCGTTTATATTCGTCTGCAGCTGAGCGTATTGCTGCGAATCGGCAGGCTTGATCCAAACGGACGCAGGCACAACTTCTTTCGGCTGATTGCCTGCGTAATCTTTCTGCGTATAATATTGAAGCAATGCCTCCGAACCGGACCCGTCTTTCGCGAAGGGGGGCTTAGCAACAATGCCGTTTCTCCATTCTTCCGACTGATAGAACGGACCCAACTGATCCCATCCCCAAGTAAATGGACTTGGCGGCTGGGTGTTAACATTGAACAATGCCTGGGTACCCATCAAGCCCTTTTCTCCTTCTTTTGCCCCCGACCAGAACTTACCTTCCGGACCGTAATCGGCGATCGTCGTTCCTTCCGGGGTCCACATGAAATCCAGTAATTTCATCACCGCGATTTTTTCATCCTGACTGGCTTTATTCGTAATTGCAAACACCGCTCCGCTTACACCATTTCCGCCAAATGAAGCAAAGTGGGTTCCGTCTGGGCCAACAAGGGGAGGTATGGTCTCCCAATTGACGATATCGCTCAAATGATCGGCACCAACCACGCAATTCATGCAACCCCATGGCACCACTCCGACCTCATGGTTTATCGCTTGTTTGCTCAAGACATCATTCGTTTGCGTGAAAGCCGCGCTGCTTATCATACCTTTCGAATACAGGTCATGAATATACTCAAGCCCTTGTTTCCACTGATCCTGAATCGGCGAAAATTCGATTTTTCCGTCCTTGACGTTAAAATGACTGCCTCCATCGTCATAGATAAAGGAATTCATAAGGAATGTTGTAGGATCGGAGTTCCATCCATCGGTAGAACCGGTTAAAGGCAAAATGCCATTTTGCTTGAACACCTCTAACATATGTTCAAATTCCGCGGTCGTTGTAGGGAGACTTAAATGAAACTTGTCCAAGAACGGCTTATATACCCATAATTTATGCGAGTAATAACAATGCAGGCAGTAATTATAAAAAGGCAAACCATAAATATTCCCATCCGGAGCAAATAACCCTTGCTTTAGTTCCGGCGTGTCCTGAATCGCTTTCCATGCATTCGGCGCGTATTTTTGAAGCAGATCATTTAAAGGGATAAATACGCCTTGCTGCCCGTACTTCAGTAAATCGGAATTGTTAAATGCTCCGGCCCAAAAAATATCGGGATATTCTCCACTCGCAAGAAGAACCGGCTGCTTCGTACTTTCATCCGTGCTCGGTACCGTGGTCCAATTAATCTTCATGTTAAACTTGTCTTCAGCGTATTTCGTAAACCAATTGGTATTCAGGTTTCCATTGAAACTAGAAGTCCCGGCAAATAAATTCACGGTAACAGGCTTGGAAGGATCCGCTGACTGCTTTGAATCGGACGATCCGGAACTGTCATCGGCACTCGAATTGCTGCCGGTCCCGCTATGCGAGCAAGCAGCAAGCAATACCATAACCAAAGTCGTCGCCAATAAAACAGCTATCCGTTTTTTCGCTTTCATTCTAAACACCCCTTCTTATTGGACTTGTTTCCTTCTAATCGATAGGTCCGAGATAAACTTCAAAGCTGCTCAGAGTCGGATACCATCTGGATTCCATGATCGTAATTCGAATAGATCTGGCCGTGATCTCGTCGAATCTTAAAATGCGTTTATGACCGATAATTGTACCTCGAGAAATTTCTCTCCACGCCCCGGAATCCTTCCGGCACTCGATTTTAAACCTCTCGATCCGCTGTCCCGATTGGATATGTTCTTTCAGCACAAGATGATTAAACCTCTTCTCATCCCCCAGGTCGATCTCAATGGAGGCCTGTTCCGTTCCCGGCCTTGGACACCAAAAAGTATCGGGATTTCCGTCAAGCAGGTTTGCTGCGGTGTGGTCGTCATCCATGCTTTCGGATGCAGCAGCAGATGAACCAAGCGCAAGGTTGTCTTGAAAAGTACTTCTTAGTATCCAGCCCAGTTCCCTCAGTCTTTTTTCGTCGGCTTCGTGGATCCTCCCTCGTTTATCCGGCGGGATATTCAAGAGGAAGGTTGCATTCCCGCCGACGGATTTGTAGTAAATATCCAGAAGCTCCTCAACCGACCTTACTTTATCGTCTTCGTTTGCGTGATAAAACCATCCCGGTCTGATCGAGGTGTTGACTTCCGCCGGATACCACACGAGATTTCCCGCGCTGCATATGACTTCCCGGCTGCCCAAATCCTCGTCCTCCGTTCGAATCCGGTGCCGGAACTCCGCATCATCCGCATGCTGCGATTTTTCTTGTATCTTTTCACAATCCAGCAGCGTTTCGGATACAACACTCCATTCGGATTCCCGGCAGTGTCCCGCTTCATTCCCGATCCAGCGGACATCGGGGCCGCAAACCGAAATGACCGCGCCCGGCTGCAGTTTCCGAATCACTTGATAATAGCCGTCCCAGTCATAAACTTGTCTTTTTCCATTCGGCCCCTCGCCGCATGCTCCATCAAACCAAACAGAGAAAATATCCCCATAGTTCGTCAAGAGCTCTCGAAGTTGGTTTTTGAAATACGTATTGTACTCGTCAGTTCCATAGCGATTGTCGTGACGATCCCAAGGAGACAAATAAATTCCCAGCTGTAGACCGTGCCGCCGGCAGGCGTCAGATAATTCTTTTACAACATCGCCATTCCCTTGCTTCCAGGGGCTCTTCTTCACGGAGTGCTCGGTATATTTGCTCGGCCATAGACAAAATCCATCATGATGCTTGCAAGTCAGGATGAGACCCCGCATTCCGGCCGCTTTACAAACTTGCACCCACTGTTCCGTATCCAGATCCTGCGGGTCAAAAATGGACGGATCTTCGTTCCCCAATCCCCATTCTTTATCGGTAAAGGTGTTCACGGTAAAATGAATAAACGCATAGAACTCCATTTCCTGCCATTTTAATTGGCGTTGAGACGGTTTTACCAAAGCGGCTTTTTGAATATCAGACATTTGGCTATCTTATCCCCTAACTGTTTCCATATTCAACTTCACCCGATTGGATGTAGTTTTTTGAAATCCTCACGCATCCAATCGAACATTGCATGTAAACGCTAACATTCATTGATCTTTTCCTCGAATTCCGTTCAAGTGTATCTGCCCTCCTTGATACAGCCAGCAATTCACGTATAATTATATAGGTTGTCAGAGTCTTATAAAATATTATATAATTCGTATGG
This genomic window from Paenibacillus humicola contains:
- a CDS encoding beta-galactosidase yields the protein MLFAGANYHPHDWPSERWRQDISLMKEASFNLVRLGHLCWDSFEPSEGYFTFEWFDEVMQLFDEADIKVVLDIATRPAPTWLHKKYPEIDITDRNGIRLQAHSRYMEDTGHPVFREYAYRFAEKLICRYRNHPTLLAFGLCNELGSGMPSYSNSVKERFVSWLKNKYGTVEHLNQAWSTQRWSRKLNSFHDVVLPVSGNVQGAPERMLDLWRFHSDETLDYMLGLSQIVKRLAPNVRESTNHWSENPHFGFDYLKRYREIVDIPGIGFYPGTNPEDQKALIGACFIMDHRIGELDKPIWCLEFQTGDFGGYGSPRKAMRMYAYLSLLYGSQAVCAWTWRSMLGGEEQYLFGLVDHDGTPGWKYTEFKQIAEEFKLLQNYALPRKPNPHIALAYSFESLKVMNGNSGFYKTGYMEQVLQAYEAIMRDNLDCNVVNLRGIHSNYKLLVIPGHAIMDEDSAAVVRTFVENGGTVVMTAYSAKVDANNRVFDSPMPGELSDVFGIRVGAFNRTWSHTPAENAGGVEKTEMNIEREKPSLVFDGNVFKPEITYYEIIEPITATVTAYFSNTFEESPAVTQNRYGSGEAIYIAIPADAAFLRAVLTSLYPSLGINLGPVTPTGVFARHLEDGTALYVNTTNKERTIKLDSPANSVLSNYRFEDTLTLGAYEAEFIYRGN
- a CDS encoding carbohydrate ABC transporter permease, which gives rise to MYKAATIRESGQDRIFLLCVYIFLSIILVLVFYPLLYILSSSLSSAAAVQGGKVWLWPVDPTLDGYIGVFKYNEVWTGFLNSFIYTVSGTVLSVSLTIMMAYPLSRKEMFGRSVWIWAILIAMLFNGGLIPFYLVVKDLGMLNTRSAIIVPTALNVFSVIVAKTFFQTSMPKELYEAAQLDGCGDFRFLTRIVLPLSTPILAVLVLWSAVGQWNAYFNALIYLNSRTMYPLQLVLREILVENQISFTNMSSIDPNKLVLMQNMETLLKYSLIVITTIPILVIYPFVQKHFVKGVFVGSVKE
- a CDS encoding ABC transporter permease, with the translated sequence MRLVSQEENQPDSMSISISETKRNAMRRSFVRHWPLYAIIALPTAFLIVFSYWPMLGVQIAFRNYSPVRGIWNSSWIGLQEFHSFFSSPYFWPLVKNTLTLSVYYIVVSIPCAVILAVALNEVRNERFKKVVQMFTYAPYFISTVILVGMMQIILSPTSGPLALLFHELGRSNPPNILASANGFSSIYVWSGIWQETGYGAVIYLAALAGVNPELYEAARIDGASRLQKIRYIDLPGISPTMIILLILSVGGLLSVGFEKVFLLQNNLNLSTSEIISTYVYKTGLINADFSFAAAIGLFNSLVGLILISIVNFAARKVSDNSLF
- a CDS encoding alpha-L-fucosidase, whose product is MSDIQKAALVKPSQRQLKWQEMEFYAFIHFTVNTFTDKEWGLGNEDPSIFDPQDLDTEQWVQVCKAAGMRGLILTCKHHDGFCLWPSKYTEHSVKKSPWKQGNGDVVKELSDACRRHGLQLGIYLSPWDRHDNRYGTDEYNTYFKNQLRELLTNYGDIFSVWFDGACGEGPNGKRQVYDWDGYYQVIRKLQPGAVISVCGPDVRWIGNEAGHCRESEWSVVSETLLDCEKIQEKSQHADDAEFRHRIRTEDEDLGSREVICSAGNLVWYPAEVNTSIRPGWFYHANEDDKVRSVEELLDIYYKSVGGNATFLLNIPPDKRGRIHEADEKRLRELGWILRSTFQDNLALGSSAAASESMDDDHTAANLLDGNPDTFWCPRPGTEQASIEIDLGDEKRFNHLVLKEHIQSGQRIERFKIECRKDSGAWREISRGTIIGHKRILRFDEITARSIRITIMESRWYPTLSSFEVYLGPID